The genomic segment TCCTCGGCGATACGGGCCACGGCGGCCTCGACCTGGGCCTCGTCGGACACGTCGCAGCCGACCGCGATCGCCTTGCCACCGGCCGCGGTGATCTGCGCGACGGTGTCCTTGCAGGCGGCCTCGTCGAGGTCGATGACGGCCACGGCGCGGCCCTCGGCGGCGAGCCGTACGGCGGTCGCCGCGCCGATGCCTCGCGCCGCGCCGGTCACGACAGCGACACGCTGCTCTGTGGTGGACATGCTGGTTCTCCTCGCCCTTGGGATGCGGCTCTACGGGATGGAGCTCTGCGGAGGCCAACGGTACGCCCCAGTGGTGAGCGACCGCTTAGTACCTTCGGCTGGACGAGACGCTAGAAGCCCTGGCACCGGGTGTCAACGGCCCACAGGAGAGGTGTGACTCTTTACCGCACCGGCAGGTCACTTCACCAACAGGTCGAGGAGCCGGTCCACCTCGGCCTCGGGGTCCGCCGTGAGACCGGTGTGCACGGGGCCGGGCTGCAGCACCGTGGAGCGCGGCGCGATCAGCCAGCGGAAGCGCCGCCCCGCGTCGTCGCGCTCGGCCTGGCCGGCCGCTTCCCCGCCCTCGCAGATCCGCTCGACGGCGCCCAGCGCCGCCCGGATCCCGGCCGTGTCCGCCGCCGGGTCGAGGGCGAGGAGCTTCGCCTCGTCCAGGTGCGTGCGGGCGGCGACGTAGGACTTGGCGCGGCAGTACAGCACGACGCCCGCGTTGAACTGCTCGCCGCGCTCCACGCGCGGCACGACGCGCACGAGCGCGTACTCGAAGACGTCCCGTCGGGGCGCGGTCTGCTCGGTCACGGGGTGACGCCCTTCGGTCCGGCACCCGGCAGGGTGATCCGCTCGTGGATGGTCTTTGCGCGTGGCAGGAGGGCCGCCACATAGGCGCGGCGCACGTCGTCCGGGCCGTCGAAGCCCGGCTCGTCCGTCAGCCACTCCTCGGGCACCTCGGCCGCGACCTCGGTCAGCAGCTCCTCGGTGACGAGGGGGGCGAGCTCGGCGGCGGCCGCCGCGATGTCGGGCCCGTAGGGGGCGAGGACGTGGTCCGACGCGTCGTAGGGCTTGGCGGCCGCGGTGTCGGCGGTGCGCCAGTTGTGGTGCCAGATCATGCTCGCCCCGTGGTCGATCAGCCACAGGTCGCGGTGCCATACGAGCAGGTTCGGATTGCGCCAGGAGCGGTCCACGTTGTTGATCAGCGCGTCGAACCAGATGACGCGGCCCGCCTCGGCCGGGTCCACCGTGTGGGCGAGGGGGTCGAAGCCGAGGGCGCCGGACAGGAACTCCATGCCGAGGTTGAGGCCGCCGCTGGCCTTGAGCAGCGCCTGCACCCGTTCGTCGGGCTCGCCGAGGCCGAGGACCGGGTCGAGCACGATGCCCGTGAGCCGCGGCACGCGCAGGCCGAGCCTGCGGGCCAGCTCACCGCAGATCACCTCGGCGACGAGCGTCTTGCGGCCCTGTCCCGCGCCGGTGAACTTGAGGACGTACGTTCCGTACGTCCCGTGGTCGTCGGTCTCGACGAGCCCGGGCAGTGATCCGCCTTCCCGCAAGGGTGTGACGTAACGGACCGCGGTGACGTGGCTGAGCATTGGCCCAGATTACAGAGTTGAACGGAGTGTCCCGCCGCCCCGTACCACTGGACATGACGACTTACGAAGAGACGCCGTCCGGACCCAGCCGCCGCACGGTCGTGGCGACGATCGGCGCCGCGGGCCTTGCCGCCGCCCTCACCGCCTGCGGGGGCGGCGAGAGCGGCGGCGACGGCACCGCCGAGGGTGACGGAGGCGGCGTGCTCGCCAGGACGTCCGACATCCCCGTGGGCGGCGGCAAGATCTTCAAGGACGCGGAGGTGGTGGTCACCCAGCCCACGAAGGGCGAGTTCAAGGCGTTCTCCAGCCTCTGCACCCACAAGGGGTGCCCGGTGACGAGCGTCGAGAACGGCACCGTGAACTGTCCCTGCCACGGCAGCAAGTTCGACATCGCCGACGGTAGCGTGCGGGGCGGGCCCGCGCCGAAGCCGCTGCCCGCCGTATCGATCACCGTGACGGGAGGCTCGATCAAGCAGGCCTGACCGCCGGGCCGGGCAGCTTCCAGGCGGCCAGCACGTCCTGTGTGGCCGTGATGGTGGCGACCAGTGCGAGGGTGTTGCGGATCATGGCCGGCGTGTAGTCGGCGGGGACGCCCGCGATGGCGTCGGCGGGCACGACGGCGGTGTAGCCGAGGTTCACCGCGTCGAACACGGCGTTCGGGATCGCGACGTTGGAGGAGACCCCGGTGACCAGCAGGGTGCGGCAGCCGAGGTTGCGGAGGAGCGGGTCGACGTCGGTGCCCGCGACGGGTGACAGGCCGTGCAGGCGGCGTACGACGAAGTCCTCGTCGGCCACCTCGATCGGCGGCGCGATCCGTACGGCCGCGGTGCCCGAGAGCTGCTGCACGGGCAGACGCTCGGCGGCCCGGAACAACCGGGCGTTGTGGCTGGCCCCGCGCCCGTCGGGCCGCCGCTCGGCCACGGCGTGCAGCACCTGGACGCCGTACTGGTGCGCCGCGGCCACCAGCCGGGCGACGTTGGCGAGGGCCCCGGACGACCTCGCCTCGGCGGCGAGTTCGGGCAGGGCGCTCTCGGTGCCGACGACGCCCTGCTGGCACTCGACGGTCAGCAGGGCGGTGGTGGCGGGGTCGAGGATCTCCCTGAGCTTTTCGTACTTCTCGTACGACGGCATGGCTTCCTCTCGTCGCGGACGTCCCGGACACCGGCCGGCGAGAGGCTAACGGCCATTGCGCCACCAAGGAAGAGCGTCCATGCTTTTCCGACAACGTTCCTGACACTCAGTCAGGTCGGTCGGAACGGGAGGGCACATGGCCGTCACGCAGCGCCGGGGTCGCCGGATCATGATGACGCCGGAGGAGCTCGACGCGTTCCTCGCCGCGGAGCGCACCTGCCGGGTGGCGACCGTGTCACCCGACGGCGCGCCGCACGCCGGCACGCTCTGGTTCGCGTGGGACGGCACATCGCTCTGGCTGTACTCGACCACCCGCAGCAAACGCTGGGCCCACCTGCGCAAGGACCCGCGGATCGCCGTGGTCGTCGACACCGGCGAGGAGTACGGCGAGCTGCGCGGCGTGGAGCTGTCCGGCACGGTGGAATTCGTGGGCGAGATCCCCCGCACGGGCGACCCCTGCCCGGAACTCGACGCCCCGGAGCGCCTGTTCGCGCAGAAGGTCTTCGGGCTCGACGAGATGCCGCACGACGGCCGTCACGCATGGCTGCGCCTGACGCCGGACGCCATCGCGTCCTGGGACTTCCGGAAGCTGGCCGGCCTCGGCCGGTCGTCGTAGCCCTGCCGGAATCACCGACAGGCCCCCCCCGGGGGGGCTCACCGGCCCAACGCGGACCGCTCGTTCGAAGGTGAAGATACGTTTTTTCAGGTAGACGGCGTGTGCCGGCTGGAAGGACAGGACCTCGGCGCCCCGGCCTTCGGGGCGCGACCGACCCCCCGCCCGGAGGTGGCCGTTCGTGGTCCTGATCATCGTCGTAGCCGTCCTGGCCCTGCTCGCGGGCCTCGCCGCCAACCGCTACCTGCGGCCCCGCCTCATGAGCGAGGACGACGACACCGGCATGGCCGTCAAAGATCTGGTCGGCCCGCTGCTGACCCTGACCGTGCTGCTGCTCGCCTTCGTCCTGGTGACCGCCAACGGCTCCTACGGCAAGGCAGAAGTCGCGTCACGCGGCGAGGCACGGGCCGTCGACCAGCTCGTGGAATCCGCCGAGTACGCGCCCGACGCGCAGCGCGGCAAGATCCAGGCGGACGCCGTCTGCTACGCCCGCGCCGTACGCGAGCGGGAGTGGTCCGCCATGGCCGACGGCAAGGGCTCGTCGGCGCCCAGCGTCTGGTCGACGGATCTGCGCCGCGTCTTCCGCGAGGTCGAGGGCAAGCCGGTCTTCGGCATGCTGGTCTCCGCCGACCACAAGCGCTCCGACGAGCGCGAGGAACGTCTGACCCAGGCCACCGCGAGCATCCCCGGCGTCATCCTCTGGTTCCTGCTCGCCACCCTGGTCATCACCGTGGCGGCCTTGGGGGTCTGTCTGCCCCGCCGCAACAACCGCGGGCAGATCATCACCCTGACCGTCATCACCGCCCTTCTGACCTCCACCTTGTGCATCATCCGGGACGTCGACCGCCCCTTCGGCGGCATCATCGACGTCGAACCCACCGCCATGACCGAGGTGCAGCGCCAGGCCACCCGCGACTTCCTCGCCCACCACAAGGCCGCCGAACTGCCGTGCGACGACAAGGGCGACCGCCGGTCCAGCTGACCCCCTTCCTCCGTACAGGGCCCGACACCACAGCGCTCCGAGCCCCACCGGTCCGGAACTACCGCAGCCCGGCCCCCGCCCCCCTCAGCGCCTCCGCCGCCGCCCTGATCGACGGGCGGCGGTCCGCGTCCGCCCGCCACACCACGTACACGTGCCGCCGTACCCGGTGCCGCACCGGAACCGTCCGCACGCCCGCCGGCATCGGATCGCGGCCCAGTTGCGGCGCCACACACACGCCGAGGCCGGCGGCGACCAGGGCGAGCTGGGTGTGATGCTCCTCCGCGCGGTGCGCGATGCGGGGCTCGATGCCCTTGCCGCGCAGCGTGAACATCAGCCATTCGTGGCAGAACTCGCCCTCCGCCCAGGTGATCCACTCGTCGTCCGCGAACTCCTCCAGGTCCACTTCGGCGCGGTCGGCGAGGGGGTGCGCGGCAGGCAGGGCAACGTCGGCGGGGTCGTCGAGGAGGGGGGCCTTGACCAGGCCTTCCGGTATCGGCAGGGGCTTGTTGTACCAGTCGAGGACGACCGCCATGTCGAGGTCGCCGCGCACGACGGCCGCGACGGCCGGCGTCGGCTCCAGCTCCTGGCAGCCCACCCGCAGCCCGGGGTGGTCGACGCGCAGCGCGGACAGCGTGGCGGGCATGAGGCCGCGCATGGCCGTGGGGAACGCGGCGATCCGCAGCTCGCCCACCGCCTTGCCGCGCTGTTCCTCCAGGTCGGCCTGGGCGAGCTCGACCTGCGAAAGGATCCGCGCCGCGTGCTGCGCGAGCAGCCGCCCCGCGTCGGTCAACCGCACACCTCTGCCGTTCTTGGCGAGCAGCTGCTGGCCCACCTCGCGCTCCAGCTTCGTCATCTGCTGCGAGACGGCGGAGGTCGTCACGTGCAGGCCGGCGGCCGCGCCGCTGACGGATCCGTGCCGGGCGAGGGCGTCGAGCGTACGCAGGCGCTCCAGGTTCAACATGTAAGCAATGCTACGCGATACCGCGCACAAAATCTCGCTTGTGCTACGAGATACCCGAGTTCATCGTGAGACACATGACCACCGCGCCCGCGCCACCGCGATCAGCGACAGAGCCGCCGACATCCACGCCGTCATCCGTCCTCGACTGGCGCGTCCGCTTCGGCGTGCTCTCGCTGATCTGGGGCTTCAGCTTCCTCCTGATCA from the Streptomyces venezuelae genome contains:
- a CDS encoding DUF3037 domain-containing protein gives rise to the protein MTEQTAPRRDVFEYALVRVVPRVERGEQFNAGVVLYCRAKSYVAARTHLDEAKLLALDPAADTAGIRAALGAVERICEGGEAAGQAERDDAGRRFRWLIAPRSTVLQPGPVHTGLTADPEAEVDRLLDLLVK
- a CDS encoding HipA family kinase, whose product is MLSHVTAVRYVTPLREGGSLPGLVETDDHGTYGTYVLKFTGAGQGRKTLVAEVICGELARRLGLRVPRLTGIVLDPVLGLGEPDERVQALLKASGGLNLGMEFLSGALGFDPLAHTVDPAEAGRVIWFDALINNVDRSWRNPNLLVWHRDLWLIDHGASMIWHHNWRTADTAAAKPYDASDHVLAPYGPDIAAAAAELAPLVTEELLTEVAAEVPEEWLTDEPGFDGPDDVRRAYVAALLPRAKTIHERITLPGAGPKGVTP
- a CDS encoding Rieske (2Fe-2S) protein produces the protein MTTYEETPSGPSRRTVVATIGAAGLAAALTACGGGESGGDGTAEGDGGGVLARTSDIPVGGGKIFKDAEVVVTQPTKGEFKAFSSLCTHKGCPVTSVENGTVNCPCHGSKFDIADGSVRGGPAPKPLPAVSITVTGGSIKQA
- a CDS encoding cysteine hydrolase encodes the protein MPSYEKYEKLREILDPATTALLTVECQQGVVGTESALPELAAEARSSGALANVARLVAAAHQYGVQVLHAVAERRPDGRGASHNARLFRAAERLPVQQLSGTAAVRIAPPIEVADEDFVVRRLHGLSPVAGTDVDPLLRNLGCRTLLVTGVSSNVAIPNAVFDAVNLGYTAVVPADAIAGVPADYTPAMIRNTLALVATITATQDVLAAWKLPGPAVRPA
- a CDS encoding pyridoxamine 5'-phosphate oxidase family protein; this encodes MAVTQRRGRRIMMTPEELDAFLAAERTCRVATVSPDGAPHAGTLWFAWDGTSLWLYSTTRSKRWAHLRKDPRIAVVVDTGEEYGELRGVELSGTVEFVGEIPRTGDPCPELDAPERLFAQKVFGLDEMPHDGRHAWLRLTPDAIASWDFRKLAGLGRSS
- a CDS encoding DUF4239 domain-containing protein, which encodes MVLIIVVAVLALLAGLAANRYLRPRLMSEDDDTGMAVKDLVGPLLTLTVLLLAFVLVTANGSYGKAEVASRGEARAVDQLVESAEYAPDAQRGKIQADAVCYARAVREREWSAMADGKGSSAPSVWSTDLRRVFREVEGKPVFGMLVSADHKRSDEREERLTQATASIPGVILWFLLATLVITVAALGVCLPRRNNRGQIITLTVITALLTSTLCIIRDVDRPFGGIIDVEPTAMTEVQRQATRDFLAHHKAAELPCDDKGDRRSS
- a CDS encoding LysR family transcriptional regulator; translation: MLNLERLRTLDALARHGSVSGAAAGLHVTTSAVSQQMTKLEREVGQQLLAKNGRGVRLTDAGRLLAQHAARILSQVELAQADLEEQRGKAVGELRIAAFPTAMRGLMPATLSALRVDHPGLRVGCQELEPTPAVAAVVRGDLDMAVVLDWYNKPLPIPEGLVKAPLLDDPADVALPAAHPLADRAEVDLEEFADDEWITWAEGEFCHEWLMFTLRGKGIEPRIAHRAEEHHTQLALVAAGLGVCVAPQLGRDPMPAGVRTVPVRHRVRRHVYVVWRADADRRPSIRAAAEALRGAGAGLR